TTCTCCGAGGTTGTTTTGGCACGCTAGCTGTCTTTGGTGCGGAGAGCATCCTCCGCACACCTTCCTGTCCACAATCGTAGCGTACTGAACAGTTCCACACACCTCGACATAGCTTCATTCAATCCAGCCAGGTTTCTGCCTTGCCTGTGCCGCCTGACCGGTAAAATACATAGAAAGAAGGTCCTTTGTTTACATGATAATAACAAGGCGACTCTTGCCCAAAGCTCTGGATTACCCCGCTCACTAGATGAATGGACTATTACATGAGCTCCGCCGAAGTTACAATTGACAGTTGAAGCTCAGAAAATATGGCAAAAGCTCAGGTTCTAACATCCCACCGTCTTTCTGATGGCTGGACATTCAAGCAAGCAGATGATACAGCCGAAGATGCCTGGATGTCGGTCAAGACAGTCCCAACGAATGTTCACTTGGACCTGATTGAGCATGGAAAGTGAGCAGTCTCATCGTCAATGGAACCGAACATCCAGAGCTGACACAGCAACTAGAATACCGGACCCATTCCTAGGCTTCAATGAACTGAAGGCAGAGTGGGTTGCTGACAAGGCCTGGACATACAAACTCTCACTACCTAAAGTCCAAGAGGCGAAAGATAGCACGGTTCATTCCCTGACTTTCGACGGCCTCGACACGTTTGCAACTGTCAAGCTCAATGGAGAAATCATTCTCGAAAGCGACAACATGTTCATCCCGCATCGCGTTGATGTCACAAAACGGCTGAAGCCGGAAGTGGAAAACACCCTAGAGATAGACTTCAAATCAGCACGCTTGGAAGCGATCAAAATTCGAGAAGCACATCCTGAACATACCTGGGTAGGTTTCAACGGCGATATGTCGCGACTCGCGGTCAGGAAAGCACAGTACCATTGGGGCTGGGACTGGGGCCCAATACTCAATACGTGCGGTCCGTGGCGTGAAGTACGACTTGAAACCTATCAAGCTCGTTTGGAGGACGTACGGGTCGACTACAAGCTAGACGAAAGTCTGAAGTCCGTAAAGGGTACTATCTCAGCGGTGGTTGAGGGCACGTCGGCGAAGAGTGTGACATTCCAAGTACAGGACGGCGACAAACAGGTGTTCAGAGAAACTGCCAGTGTCAGCAATGGAGTAGCCAAAGTTGAGTTTCACGTAAACAACCCAAAGTTGTGGTACCCACACGGCTACGGTAAGCAACCGCTTTACAAAGTCACAGCAACAGTATCAGCCAACGATGTCAATCTGCACTCGATCACACGCCGTACCGGCTTCCGCAAAGGAGAGCTGGTTCAAGAGCCTGATAAGATTGGAAAGACGTTCTTCTTCCGCATTAACGGCGTCGACGTTTTCTGTGGTGGCTCGGATTGGATTCCTGCAGACAACTTTACGCCAAGAATCACTGAAGACAAGTACCGAAAGTGGTTGGAGATGATGGTTGATGGATATCAGGTCATGATCAGAGTATGGGGTGGGGGTATCTGGGAAGAAGACATTTTCTACGAACTCTGCGACGAGCTTGGCATCTTGGTATGGCAAGACTTTATGTTTGGCTGCGGCAACTATCCTGCATTCCCTGAGATCTTGAGGTCGATCAAGGAAGAGTGCATCTCGAATGTAGCTCGACTACGACATCATCCTTCACTTGTTATCTATGCCGGTAACAACGAAGACTATCAAGTGCAGGAGTCATTTGGGTTGACGTACAACTACGAGGACAAGGACCCAGAGAGCTGGCTCAAAACCGACTTCCCCGCTAGATACATCTACGAGAAGGTAAGCACCCTTCCTCCGACTCTGGAACACCCAATGCTAATCAGCCCTCAACTAGATCCTTCCTGAAGCCGTCGCTGCCGAAAGCCCACACATACCCTACCACCCAGGTTCACCCTGGGGTGACGGACTGAAAACCTCGAACACTACAGTCGGAGATATGCATCAATGGAACGTATGGCACGGTACACAAGAGAAGTACCAAATCTTTGACACGCTGGGTGGCCGGTTCAACAGCGAGTTTGGGATGGAGGCATTTCCCCACATCGACACCATCAGATACTACTGCACTGATCCCACACAGCTTTTCCCTCAAAGTCACATGTTGGATTTTCACAACAAAGCAGATGGCCATGAGCGAAGAATCGCGACGTACCTTGTGGAGAACTTCCGCACTAAGACAGATCTCGAGGTAAGTGTCCTGGCAGCAATGCTCTCTTCAGGTACTTACATACAATAGGCGTTCATCCATCTTACCCAGTTGTCCCAGGCTGAAGCTTTGATGTTCGGCTACCGAGGTTGGAGGCGACAGTGGGGCCAAGAGCGTTTCTGCGGAGGCGCTCTTGTGTGGCAGCTTAACGACTGCTGGCCAGTGACATCATGGTCCATTGTCGACTACTTCCAGCGAAAGAAGCCAGCTTATTACGCTATGCGCCGTGTTCTCGCGCCCATAGCCGTTGCAGTCAAGCGTGCGCACTTCGATTGGAGCGTCGTACATGCACGAGTCCCACCCAAGAGCGACTTCGAGTTGTGGGTTGCATGTCAAAAGCAAGAACGAGTGAAGGCAACGGTGGAGCTGAGATTCATCAGCATAAAGACCGGCAAAGAGATCAAGGACAGAGTTGTGAAGGAAGATATCATCCTGGTCCAAAACGGTACAACCGATGTGCTGTCAGGCACCATCGACAATATTAATGAGGAGCCACACGTGCTTGCAGCGCGCATATGGGTCGGTGGCGAGGTGGTGTCGAGAGATGTTGATTGGCCACAGCCATTGAAGTACCTTGACTTTGATGATCGTGGCCTTGAGGTTGTGCCTCAGGGCAACACAATCCTGGTCAAGGCGGCTAAGCCTACAAAGGGTCTTGTCTTTGAGGAAAGATCGGGTGTACTCGTCCATGACAGTGCAATCGACGTGGTTCCCGGCGATGAACAGATCATCAAAGTGCGAGGGCTGGTTAAACAGGATGAGCCTCTGAAGTGGAGATATCTGGGCAAAGACTGATCTCAGCCTGCGATCGAACCAACAATGCGAGAACGCTGCAAGTAGATCTGAAAGCAGCAATGTCCATGCATACAGGATTTGAGGGGTTCAACCACAGCGTTACAAGCTTGCGTCTTATTGAAGGAAATGCTCAATCTCCATCTGGTCCAAGCAGGTCGCTAAGCGTCGGGCGTTGCAGACATTTGGCGGTGGCTATAGTGAGCCACAGCGGGCAACCCCATCAGAGGGGTGAGTTTTTTTTTTGTTTGTGCAAGGCACGTGCATGAACGATGATTCTGCATTATCGCTCATCGACAACGGCGTGCCCGCGTCCGCGGCCGCGTTATCTGATGAAGATCATATGTGAGGCAAGTGTAATTTTTAACCTGGCCAATACTTGCGATTTGAAAGTCTTTCTCAGAGTTTGCTGGGCTACTCGACCAATTTCCAGCGTGCAATGCGTTGGTCGGCAAAAGCTCTCGAAGAAGTAGTAGGGTGGTCTCGATGCGTCCCCGTCCCACTTGCTGCAAAGTGATGTGACAGATGGACTAGTGACCCGGATGTTCACTGCAGTCTGCAGCTATGAGCACTAACACAGCTCCACCAATCATACAACCATGCGTCTCTGCACCCCAGCTTTACACACACCCTCTAGAATGTCAGCCACTTGTAACCATTGGCTACCAGTTGCGATGGACATGTGCATTTTCCACGTCTTTTTTCCAAGTCGTTGGGGTGCAGGTGCACTGAGAGCGGCCGGGATCGCGTTTCCCGAGGTATTACGATGAAGATGAACTTTCACGGCCtttcgccatcgccatcgccgtcGCCATTGCCATCTAATCGTTGGCATCTATTCGTTGTGGAAGCATGGTTCGGCACAGCTTGTGACATGGAGTTGCCGCTGCGCCGGCCCTCAGGCACCGAAGCGTCATCTCGGTGAGCTTGGAGAAGGCTGCCGTCAATCTCGCTTGTCCTCGCTTTCTCTTTCCGCTCACCCTTCCCCACAATCCGCATGCTGCCGCATTGCTTGAATGTTATATTGCGGGGGCAAATGGTGTACGGCATCTGAAAATCTTTCTGTATCAGAAAGCTAATCAAAGGGTGCCGAGCAATGCTGACTTGAAAACGAGTGGCAGACAAAGCGTGCACTCTGCAGAGAATCAACACAGTTGCGGAGCCGAAGCTTGACGTGCACACGGCTAGATCGACTGCATATACCTGGCCAGTTCCTACGCTGCAATAACATCTCCTCTGGTACAACAACTACCGGCTTTGTGTACTTGGGCCACCTGCATTCGTATTGAACCCCGCGCAAGTACCATTGCGCTGGTCTCTGGTCTCGAGTCGTCTCTCTGCACAGCTTTTCTACCGGCCTTTGTTCTGGATCCTGGATCCTGGCTTCTGCATTCATGCTCTTTTGATTTATCCAATGTATTGCGGTGCGGAAGGTTTATAGCATGTTCCACACGTTTCAGTCGTCTGCGGGGCAGCGTCAACCCGCGGGAGACGGCGACTATGCCGGAAAGCCAACACGATCAACTGGTTCACGACGGATATCGACCAGTAACGCGTGTATAGAGTGCAGACGGCGGAAGATTCGATGCGACGGAATGCAGCCATGCGGGCAGTGTCAGTGGTACCAACATCCCGAAGTAAGTTCTGAACTCAAGACTTCTGCAGGTGACGGAGTTGTTTTGCCCTAGGCTAACCTCGACAAAGGCATGCAGCTATTCGAAACCCGCGCAGCGAGTTGTACCCAGTCGCAAGTGAGTGCTCTTTTGCTGGACTAGAACAATTGGTCCAAACGGACTAACAGCAACATAGACTCGTGGATAAGTTGTCCGGTAACATCGATCTGTACAAGAATGTCTTGATCAGGCTACTGGGCACGACTCAGCTTGACTCGATAGCAAACCTTTCCCGAGAAGAACTTCTGCAGCTCGCCTTAGCTGCTCCGGAGGCCTCTCAAGGAATATCTCCGTCCATAGGAAACGCGCGGGCCATGTCAGACATTCACACCGGCTCGGATGGTGCCGACAGCCTGGAAGCACTCGAGCAAGCACCACCAGAAGACCCCTACTGGGACGAAGCACGAAAGCACCAAGTTCGCGTGCAAGGGATATCAGATGATGTCAATGGTCTTTCTATGTCCGTGGACAGGTTGTCATCGTACGTTGGAATATCCTCCATTACGGCAGCCTTAAAAGTCATTGTGCGATGTGCACCGCAAGCACGACCGCTGCTCACCCACAATAACCAGACCGAAACAGCAGTCCCTAGCCGAGCAAGTTCTCCGCCACCCGAGCTCGCAAACAATCACCCGCTTGCACTACCATCGCAGGCACAAGGAGAGAAACTCATCGAAAGCTATTTCGATCGGTGTCATCCTTTCTTCCCTCTGATAGACGAGCGCAAATTCTGGTCTACTTACCTACACGGAAATCGAACAGACTCACAATGGCTAGCACTCTTGAACATTGTCT
This genomic window from Ascochyta rabiei chromosome 11, complete sequence contains:
- a CDS encoding Beta-mannosidase, which gives rise to MAKAQVLTSHRLSDGWTFKQADDTAEDAWMSVKTVPTNVHLDLIEHGKIPDPFLGFNELKAEWVADKAWTYKLSLPKVQEAKDSTVHSLTFDGLDTFATVKLNGEIILESDNMFIPHRVDVTKRLKPEVENTLEIDFKSARLEAIKIREAHPEHTWVGFNGDMSRLAVRKAQYHWGWDWGPILNTCGPWREVRLETYQARLEDVRVDYKLDESLKSVKGTISAVVEGTSAKSVTFQVQDGDKQVFRETASVSNGVAKVEFHVNNPKLWYPHGYGKQPLYKVTATVSANDVNLHSITRRTGFRKGELVQEPDKIGKTFFFRINGVDVFCGGSDWIPADNFTPRITEDKYRKWLEMMVDGYQVMIRVWGGGIWEEDIFYELCDELGILVWQDFMFGCGNYPAFPEILRSIKEECISNVARLRHHPSLVIYAGNNEDYQVQESFGLTYNYEDKDPESWLKTDFPARYIYEKILPEAVAAESPHIPYHPGSPWGDGLKTSNTTVGDMHQWNVWHGTQEKYQIFDTLGGRFNSEFGMEAFPHIDTIRYYCTDPTQLFPQSHMLDFHNKADGHERRIATYLVENFRTKTDLEAFIHLTQLSQAEALMFGYRGWRRQWGQERFCGGALVWQLNDCWPVTSWSIVDYFQRKKPAYYAMRRVLAPIAVAVKRAHFDWSVVHARVPPKSDFELWVACQKQERVKATVELRFISIKTGKEIKDRVVKEDIILVQNGTTDVLSGTIDNINEEPHVLAARIWVGGEVVSRDVDWPQPLKYLDFDDRGLEVVPQGNTILVKAAKPTKGLVFEERSGVLVHDSAIDVVPGDEQIIKVRGLVKQDEPLKWRYLGKD